In the Brassica napus cultivar Da-Ae chromosome A7, Da-Ae, whole genome shotgun sequence genome, one interval contains:
- the LOC106352702 gene encoding chloride channel protein CLC-a, which yields MDEDGNLQISNSNYNGEEEADPENNTMNQPLLKRHRTLSSTPLALVGTKVSHIESLDYEINENDLFKHDWRSRSKAQVLQYIFAKWTLAFLVGLLTGLIATLINLAVENIAGYKLLAVGHYISQDRYVTGLLVFTGANLGLTLVATVLVVVFAPTAAGPGIPEIKAYLNGIDTPNMFGATTMIVKIVGSIGAVAAGLDLGKEGPLVHIGSCIASLLGQGGPDNHRIKWRWLRYFNNDRDRRDLITCGSASGVCAAFRSPVGGVLFALEEVATWWRSALLWRTFFSTAVVVVVLRAFIEICNSGKCGLFGKGGLIMFDVSHVEVRYHAVDIIPVTLIGVIGGILGSLYNHLLHKVLRLYNLINQKGKIHKVLLSLSVSLFTSLCLYGLPFLAECKPCNPSIDEACPTNGRSGNFKQFNCPNGYYNDLATLFLTTNDDAVRNVFSSNTPNEFGMVSLWIYFGLYCILGLITFGIATPSGLFLPIILMGSAYGRMLGTVMGPYTKIDQGLYAVLGAASLMAGSMRMTVSLCVIFLELTNNLLLLPITMFVLLIAKTVGDSFNLSIYEIILHLKGLPFLEANPEPWMRNLTVGELGDAKPPVVTLSGVEKVANIVDALRNTTHNAFPVLDGDATELHGLILRAHLVKVLKKRWFLNEKRRTEDWEVREKFTPVELAEREDNFDDVGITSSEMQMYVDLHPLTNTTPYTVVQSMSVAKALVLFRSVGLRHLLIVPKIQASGMSPVIGILTRQDLRAYNILQAFPHLDKHKSGKLR from the exons ATGGATGAAGACGGAAACTTACAGATTAGTAATAGTAACTacaatggagaagaagaagcagatccAGAGAATAACACTATGAACCAGCCACTCCTTAAGAGACATAGAACTCTTTCTTCAACTCCTCTTGCTTTGGTCGGTACCAAGGTTTCACACATCGAGAGCTTAGACTATGA AATAAACGAGAATGATCTGTTCAAGCATGACTGGAGAAGCAGATCAAAGGCACAAGTGTTGCAATACATATTTGCAAAATGGACATTAGCTTTTCTTGTTGGTCTCTTAACTGGTCTCATAGCTACTCTCATCAACCTCGCCGTCGAAAACATCGCCGGTTACAAACTCCTAGCCGTCGGCCACTATATTTCTCAAGACAG GTATGTGACAGGTCTGTTGGTCTTTACGGGTGCGAATTTGGGTCTGACTCTGGTGGCGACAGTACTTGTTGTTGTCTTTGCTCCTACGGCTGCTGGTCCTGGGATTCCAGAAATCAAAGCTTATCTTAATGGCATCGACACTCCCAATATGTTTGGTGCCACCACCATGATCGTTAAG ATTGTTGGAAGTATTGGAGCAGTTGCAGCTGGACTTGATCTTGGCAAAGAAGGGCCTTTGGTTCACATTGGAAGCTGCATAGCTTCTTTACTCGGTCAAGGTGGTCCAGACAACCACAGAATCAAATGGAGATGGCTTCGTTACTTCAACAACGACAGAGACCGAAGAGATCTTATTACATGTGGATCTGCCTCTGGAGTATGTGCAGCTTTCAGATCACCGGTAGGAGGAGTTCTCTTCGCTCTTGAGGAAGTTGCCACGTGGTGGAGAAGCGCTCTGCTATGGAGAACCTTCTTCAGTACAGCTGTTGTGGTGGTTGTACTGAGAGCGTTCATAGAGATTTGCAACTCCGGTAAATGCGGGCTCTTCGGTAAAGGAGGACTCATTATGTTTGATGTGAGTCATGTAGAGGTTAGGTACCATGCAGTGGATATAATCCCTGTCACATTGATTGGTGTCATTGGTGGCATTCTTGGAAGCTTGTACAATCACCTTCTTCATAAAGTCCTTCGTCTTTACAATCTCATCAACCA GAAGGGTAAGATTCACAAGGTGCTTCTAAGTCTTTCGGTGTCTCTCTTCACATCACTTTGCTTGTACGGGCTTCCTTTCTTAGCGGAATGCAAGCCTTGTAATCCTTCGATAGACGAGGCATGTCCAACAAACGGAAGATCAGGGAACTTCAAGCAGTTCAACTGTCCCAACGGTTACTACAACGATCTAGCGACCCTGTTTCTCACAACCAATGATGATGCTGTCAGAAACGTGTTCTCTTCAAACACTCCTAATGAGTTTGGTATGGTTTCCCTTTGGATATACTTTGGTCTCTACTGCATTTTGGGGCTTATCACATTCGGTATAGCCACACCTTCCGGTCTCTTCTTACCGATCATCCTCATGGGTTCTGCTTACGGTCGGATGCTAGGCACAGTAATGGGACCTTACACAAAGATCGATCAAGGGCTTTACGCGGTTCTTGGTGCAGCTTCACTCATGGCTGGTTCCATGAGAATGACTGTTTCTCTCTGTGTTATATTCCTTGAGCTCACCAACAACCTTCTTTTGTTGCCCATTACTATGTTTGTGCTTCTCATTGCTAAAACAGTTGGAGACAGCTTCAATCTGAGTATCTACGAGATCATTCTCCATCTTAAGGGTTTACCATTCCTGGAAGCAAACCCTGAGCCATGGATGAGGAATCTCACTGTAGGTGAGCTTGGTGATGCTAAGCCTCCGGTGGTTACCCTTAGCGGAGTTGAAAAAGTTGCCAACATAGTGGATGCACTGAGGAACACGACGCATAATGCCTTCCCGGTATTGGATGGTGATGCTACAGAGCTTCATGGGTTGATTTTGAGAGCACATCTTGTTAAAGTATTGAAAAAGAGATGGTTCTTGAATGAGAAGAGAAGAACAGAAGACTGGGAAGTCAGGGAAAAGTTCACACCGGTGGAGTTGGCTGAGAGAGAAGACAATTTTGATGATGTTGGAATCACAAGCTCAGAGATGCAAATGTATGTTGATCTTCATCCTTTGACCAACACTACACCTTACACAGTGGTGCAGAGTATGTCGGTGGCTAAGGCTTTGGTGCTTTTCCGATCGGTCGGTCTCAGACATCTGCTGATTGTTCCCAAGATTCAAGCTTCAGGA ATGTCTCCTGTGATAGGGATCTTAACAAGGCAAGATCTAAGGGCTTATAACATTCTCCAAGCGTTTCCTCATTTGGATAAACACAAAAGTGGAAAGCTACGATAA